From the Oleiharenicola lentus genome, one window contains:
- the pstA gene encoding phosphate ABC transporter permease PstA, with product MSASDAKIYAKSSPAKRVEQGVFWLLRLSTYFVLACAVFIFLDIGLKGGAVIFQTKAPFINVPFLTQAPETLNVFELDGKKTTMGDREFRAFKELPGNAERLKGVRIETFVYSSGGIFPNIVGTILLVVGSIVIALVLGIISAIYLSEYASDGPFIRFLRLSIVNLAGVPSIVYGLFGFGMFVIALNMGVSLLAGWLTLAFMVLPIIITASEEALKAVPKGYREGSLALGATKLQTILTNVLPYALPGILTSSVLSIARVAGETAPIMFTAAFVVRDELPWQVQKATDFFFQGVMALPYHIYVVASKIPQNEYTHGVQYGTAFVFLFTVAAIAMTSIVLRVRLRKKYKW from the coding sequence ATGAGCGCCTCCGACGCCAAGATTTATGCGAAGTCCTCTCCCGCCAAGCGCGTCGAGCAGGGCGTGTTCTGGCTCCTCCGCCTCAGCACCTACTTCGTGCTGGCCTGCGCCGTGTTCATCTTCCTCGACATCGGCCTGAAGGGCGGGGCGGTGATTTTCCAGACCAAGGCCCCCTTCATCAACGTGCCCTTTCTCACCCAGGCGCCCGAGACGCTCAATGTCTTCGAGCTGGACGGGAAAAAGACGACGATGGGGGACCGCGAGTTCCGCGCGTTCAAGGAACTGCCGGGCAACGCGGAGCGGCTCAAGGGCGTGCGGATCGAGACTTTCGTCTATTCCTCGGGTGGCATTTTCCCCAACATCGTGGGCACGATCCTGCTGGTCGTCGGCTCCATCGTCATTGCGCTGGTGCTCGGCATCATCAGCGCCATCTACCTGAGCGAGTACGCGAGTGACGGTCCGTTCATCCGTTTCCTGCGCCTGTCCATCGTCAACCTCGCGGGCGTGCCCTCCATCGTCTATGGTCTGTTTGGCTTCGGCATGTTTGTCATCGCGCTGAACATGGGCGTTTCGCTCCTCGCGGGCTGGCTGACCCTCGCGTTCATGGTGCTGCCGATCATCATCACCGCCTCGGAGGAGGCGCTGAAGGCCGTGCCCAAGGGCTACCGCGAGGGCTCGCTCGCCCTCGGGGCCACCAAGCTGCAGACGATCCTCACCAACGTCCTGCCCTACGCCCTGCCGGGCATCCTCACCTCCTCGGTGCTCTCCATCGCGCGTGTGGCGGGCGAGACTGCGCCCATCATGTTCACCGCCGCCTTCGTGGTCCGCGACGAGCTGCCCTGGCAGGTGCAGAAGGCGACCGACTTTTTCTTCCAGGGTGTCATGGCGCTGCCCTACCACATCTATGTGGTGGCCTCCAAGATTCCCCAAAACGAATACACGCACGGCGTCCAATACGGCACGGCGTTCGTGTTCCTGTTCACCGTGGCCGCCATCGCGATGACTTCCATCGTGCTGCGCGTCCGTTTGCGCAAAAAATACAAATGGTAA
- the pstB gene encoding phosphate ABC transporter ATP-binding protein PstB, whose protein sequence is MIEIDDVDFFYGTSQALHDITLNIAEKEVTAFIGPSGCGKSTLLRCLNRMNDLIDGTRIGTGQIRIDGVNIYDPRVDVIELRKRVGMVFQKSNPFPKSIYENITYGLRIQGEKRKSRLDEVVEKSLRGAALWEEVKDRLHQSALGLSGGQQQRLCIARAIAVEPEIILMDEPCSALDPIATAKVEELIHELKKDFTIVIVTHNMQQAARCSDRTAFFYLGRLIEYAETRTIFMNPANPQTEAYVSGRFG, encoded by the coding sequence ATGATCGAGATCGACGACGTGGACTTCTTCTACGGCACCAGCCAGGCGCTGCACGACATCACGCTCAACATCGCCGAGAAGGAGGTCACCGCCTTCATCGGCCCCTCCGGCTGCGGCAAGTCCACGCTCCTGCGCTGCCTCAACCGGATGAACGACCTGATCGACGGCACGCGCATCGGCACCGGCCAGATCCGGATCGACGGCGTGAACATCTACGACCCGCGCGTGGACGTCATCGAGCTGCGCAAGCGCGTCGGCATGGTCTTCCAGAAGTCCAACCCCTTCCCGAAGTCCATCTACGAGAACATCACCTACGGCCTCCGGATCCAGGGCGAGAAGCGCAAGTCCCGCCTCGATGAGGTCGTGGAGAAGAGCCTGCGCGGCGCCGCCCTCTGGGAGGAGGTCAAGGATCGCCTGCACCAGAGCGCCCTCGGCCTCTCCGGCGGCCAGCAGCAGCGCCTCTGCATCGCCCGCGCCATCGCCGTCGAGCCCGAGATCATCCTCATGGACGAACCCTGCTCGGCCCTGGATCCCATCGCCACCGCCAAGGTCGAGGAGCTCATTCACGAATTGAAGAAGGATTTCACCATCGTCATCGTGACCCACAACATGCAGCAGGCCGCCCGTTGTTCCGACCGCACCGCCTTCTTCTACCTCGGCCGCCTCATCGAATACGCCGAGACCCGCACCATCTTCATGAACCCCGCCAACCCGCAGACCGAGGCGTATGTCTCCGGTCGCTTCGGTTGA
- the phoU gene encoding phosphate signaling complex protein PhoU yields the protein MKRFFDAELENFRGNLLQMGERSIEQTRLAMRALTESDITLADKVIAADDEIDKLEVKIDEEAIRYMTLRGPVASELRLVVVGMKASHDLERVGDEATSIARRARKLAIEPRIELYADLPRMTNIALEMLRSALDCFVQEDEQKALAVIRRDSEVDNLNRLVYRRLTSYMLEKPDTIARALELMFISKSVERIADHATNIAEEMVFLAGGQDIRHSHLAKGETPILDTNPPM from the coding sequence ATGAAACGCTTCTTCGACGCCGAGCTGGAAAACTTCCGCGGCAACCTGCTCCAGATGGGCGAGCGCTCCATTGAGCAGACCCGTCTGGCCATGCGCGCGCTCACCGAGTCTGACATTACCCTGGCCGACAAGGTCATCGCCGCCGACGACGAGATCGACAAGCTGGAGGTGAAGATCGACGAGGAGGCCATCCGCTACATGACGCTCCGCGGTCCCGTCGCCTCCGAGCTGCGTCTCGTCGTCGTGGGCATGAAGGCCTCGCACGATCTGGAGCGGGTGGGGGACGAGGCCACGAGCATCGCCCGCCGGGCCCGCAAGCTCGCCATCGAGCCCCGCATCGAGCTTTACGCCGACCTCCCGCGCATGACCAACATCGCGCTGGAGATGCTCCGCTCCGCCCTCGACTGCTTCGTGCAGGAGGACGAGCAGAAGGCCCTGGCCGTGATCCGGCGCGACTCCGAGGTGGATAACCTCAACCGCCTGGTCTATCGCCGCCTCACCAGCTACATGCTGGAAAAGCCCGACACGATCGCCCGCGCGCTGGAGCTGATGTTCATTTCCAAGTCCGTCGAGCGCATCGCCGACCATGCGACCAACATCGCCGAGGAAATGGTCTTCCTCGCCGGCGGCCAGGACATTCGCCACAGCCACCTGGCCAAGGGCGAAACCCCCATCCTCGACACGAACCCGCCGATGTGA